From Vanrija pseudolonga chromosome 1, complete sequence, a single genomic window includes:
- the SPAC1F7.11c_16 gene encoding putative transcriptional regulatory protein, with protein MQHRDMDERDRDRYPPVPPEPSRRSSSYSRVVPPPTDSSPRAPYFSQSPSMRDARDMPSPGLTSNPSNYRSYAPPTHSVAPSADRRPGSMSRWSPTSAYQSHHHSSSRFASGEHQQHTSLPGVHDLVSPPSPAHFSRPPLDPRPSFPAPYSHRSEHAASHTSFRSQDGFDVPEASSSRSPPRRTESNPSAHGPPPTLYRSGSSGTSVPSVLVTTPLSSNSSSSAKHPAPVDQTSTTGPKKKKRRQAFSCAECSKRKQKCNRETPCQHCVSRKVPHLCLPVVRNGSPPPRPKPKPEASEVSTKDNSRSTQSSIDERHVASGAAILPPPASPSGQVARIRELERVVNALVNCSPGLDRDALQRWRKSHPSATSPSPLSSPRPKSEPQDSPATTNGTPLGVTQEAYLRDVDQQAGARNPHPQFSERKVDLKLNDHGSFREQLAQITEEGAYATLQKFVQNLPDREAADRMIDFFFRKVNYVRYPIDERFFRKAFEAVYSAAGQITEESVRTLPLISAVLATAYRLAPAEEVPPEEARRRSLSLYWDSQFSLTISTRLNPMNIRLVETRIVLGLYLIIVHGRRLAEGWSLFQAAVSAGQILGLHRDGTKVAADLDPYMIEYRRRLWSYLCHADATFSCLLNRPPSIDPVFNDTKAPSNIDLSALAGATSLIPGKPMSETTDATYLILRKRLADIVRQIVRNFQRVDRDPSYDDVLALDAKLNQLRKDLPPQFRMNNPDKSRDKDVWYLPIHRYYIQTEILHFTIILHRPWFLRELKTDRYNVSRQACTEATRTDFEMRLHFRDDVPDFFETLRGGSLRQFMPAMVAGISLLLEPSGEHADVHRQIVDRFLEDHKETLPDGYSREEVEIVANLKKHDRGRGLTESGRLINGETSRQPFEDDGPLVSTPQVHERSTTDWNGLDRRGSDSFVTDEPQPTDDAQNYLNTIFSHNEFLGWFGGGMDVPVDSVLFGGNGNQAPLGDWTGSSSIPTTGPWDQQQLSLDPSYWGSPRLAGQRTRATDQLILGKSTLPWPGFSTWVFR; from the exons CACTCAGTAGCGCCATCGGCGGACCGCCGACCTGGTAGCATGTCTCGCTGGAGTCCGACTTCCGCTTACCAGTCGCATCACCATTCATCATCACGCTTCGCGAGCGGAGAGCACCAGCAGCATACATCCCTACCAGGCGTGCACGATTTAGTTTCACCGCCATCTCCGGCGCACTTTAGTCGACCGCCATTGGACCCACGCCCATCCTTTCCCGCCCCATACTCGCACCGGTccgagcacgccgcctccCACACCTCCTTTAGATCACAGGACGGGTTTGATGTCCCCGAAGCGAGCTCAAGTCGCTCTCCCCCTCGACGGACCGAGTCAAATCCTTCTGCCCATGGACCGCCACCAACGTTGTACAGAAGTGGGAGTTCGGGGACCAGTGTTCCCAGTGTCCTGGTCACCACGCCCCTCTCTTcaaacagcagcagctccgcCAAGCATCCGGCTCCCGTCGACCAGACATCCACCACAGGtcccaagaagaagaaacGGCGGCAGGCTTTTAGTTGTGCCGAGTGTTCGAAGCGCAAGCAAAAGTGCAATAGGGAGACTCCTTGTCAGCACTGCGTGAGCCGCAAGGTCCCACACCTCTGTCTCCCGGTTGTTCGCAACGGCTCTCCGCCACCCCGCCCTaagcccaagcccgaggcgagTGAGGTCTCAACGAAAGACAATTCTCGGTCTACGCAGAGCTCGATTGACGAGCGTCACGTTGCGTCTGGGGCTGCCATTTTACCTCCTCCTGCATCTCCTTCAGGTCAGGTTGCACGCATCCGTGAACTCGAACGCGTCGTCAACGCACTCGTCAACTGTAGTCCGGGACTGGACAGAGATGCTTTGCAAAGGTGGCGCAAGT CCCACCCGTCCGCGACATCCCCGAGCCCACTTTCATCGCCTAGACCGAAATCTGAACCGCAGGACTCGCCTGCGACCACAAACGGAACCCCCCTGGGAGTCACCCAGGAGGCTTACCTACGCGACGTCGaccagcaggcaggcgcaAGGAATCCACACCCTCAGTTTAGCGAAAGGAAGGTTGACCTCAAGCTGAATGACCACGGTTCGTTCAGAGAACAGCTGGCGCAGATCACCGAAGAAGGAGCATACGCGACG CTCCAAAAGTTCGTTCAGAATCTTCCGGACCGCGAAGCAGCCGACAGAATGATCGACTTCTTCTTCAGGAAGGTCAACTACGTGCGGTATCCGATCGACGAGAGGTTCTTCCGAAAAG CTTTCGAGGCGGTTTATTCAGCAGCTGGACAGATCACAGAGGAGTCTGTCCGTACGCTTCCCCTCATCTCAGCCGTTCTGGCTACTGCGTACCGTCTGGCACCTGCTGAAGAGGTCCCCCCTGAAGAggctcggcgccggagcCTCAGCCTGTATTGGGATTCTCAGTTCAGTCTGACCATCTCGACTCGGCTCAACCCGATGAACATCCGACTAGTGGAAACTCGCATTGTT CTGGGTCTTTACCTCATCATTGTGCACGGTCGGCGCCTCGCTGAAGGATGGAGCCTGTTCCAGGCGGCCGTTTCTGCCGGTCAGATCCTCGGTCTGCATCGTGACGGCACAAAAGTTGCGGCCGACCTGGACCCCTACATGATCGAGTACCGTCGTCGGTTATGGTCGTACCTctgccacgccgacgccacatTCTCTTGCCTTCTGAACCGACCGCCGTCCATCGACCCCGTGTTCAATGACACAAAGGCGCCCTCCAACATTGACCTCAGCGCACTCGCTGGCGCAACCTCGCTCATTCCTGGCAAGCCAATGAGCGAGACGACAGATGCAACATACCTCATCCTACGCAAACGGCTTGCGGACATTGTCAGACAG ATTGTTCGTAATTTCCAGCGCGTGGATCGCGATCCCTCCTATGACGACGTGCTGGCCTTGgacgccaagctcaaccAGCTCCGCAAGGATCTCCCCCCTCAGTTCAGAATGAATAACCCCGACAAGAGCAGGGacaagg ACGTATGGTACCTCCCTATTCACCGGTACTACATCCAGACGGAGATTCTCCACTTCACTATAATTCTTCACCGTCCATGGTTCCTCCGTGAACTCAAAACTGATCGGTATAATGTTTCACGCCAAGCGTGTACGGAGGCCACTCGCACAGACTTTGAAATG CGCTTGCACTTCCGTGACGATGTCCCAGACTTCTTCGAGACGCTCCGCGGAGGATCTCTGCGACAATTTATGCCTGCAATGGTCGCTGGAATcagcctgctcctcgagcccTCTGGCGAGCACGCTGATGTCCACCGACAAATTGTGGATCGCTTCCTTGAAGACCACAAGGAGACCTTGCCGGATGGTTACAGCcgggaggaggtcgagatT GTTGCCAACCTCAAGAAGCACGACAGAGGGCGTGGCTTGACCGAATCTGGTCGTCTCATCAACGGGGAAACCTCGAGGCAGCCCTTCGAAGATGATGGTCCGTTAGTGTCAACACCACAGGTGCACGAGCGGTCGACAACCGACTGGAACGGTTTGGACCGGCGAGGCAGCGATAGTTTCGTCACCGATGAGCCACAACCGACAGATGATGCTCAAAACTATTTGAATACCATCTTCAGCCACAACGAGTTCCTCGGATGGTTTGGTGGCGGCATGGACGTTCCGGTGGACTCTGTGCTCTTTGGAGGAAATGGCAACCAAGCCCCGCTGGGCGACTGGACCGGTTCGAGCTCAATCCCGACTACAGGGCCCTgggaccagcagcagctctcTCTGGACCCGTCTTACTGGGGATCCCCACGGCTGGCGGGGCAGCGTACAAGAGCCACGGACCAGCTCATTCTCGGTAAGTCGACACTGCCGTGGCCTGGCTTCTCCACATGGGTATTCCGCTAA
- the SPAC1F7.11c_16 gene encoding putative transcriptional regulatory protein, with the protein MQHRDMDERDRDRYPPVPPEPSRRSSSYSRVVPPPTDSSPRAPYFSQSPSMRDARDMPSPGLTSNPSNYRSYAPPTHSVAPSADRRPGSMSRWSPTSAYQSHHHSSSRFASGEHQQHTSLPGVHDLVSPPSPAHFSRPPLDPRPSFPAPYSHRSEHAASHTSFRSQDGFDVPEASSSRSPPRRTESNPSAHGPPPTLYRSGSSGTSVPSVLVTTPLSSNSSSSAKHPAPVDQTSTTGPKKKKRRQAFSCAECSKRKQKCNRETPCQHCVSRKVPHLCLPVVRNGSPPPRPKPKPEASEVSTKDNSRSTQSSIDERHVASGAAILPPPASPSGQVARIRELERVVNALVNCSPGLDRDALQRWRKSHPSATSPSPLSSPRPKSEPQDSPATTNGTPLGVTQEAYLRDVDQQAGARNPHPQFSERKVDLKLNDHGSFREQLAQITEEGAYATLQKFVQNLPDREAADRMIDFFFRKVNYVRYPIDERFFRKAFEAVYSAAGQITEESVRTLPLISAVLATAYRLAPAEEVPPEEARRRSLSLYWDSQFSLTISTRLNPMNIRLVETRIVLGLYLIIVHGRRLAEGWSLFQAAVSAGQILGLHRDGTKVAADLDPYMIEYRRRLWSYLCHADATFSCLLNRPPSIDPVFNDTKAPSNIDLSALAGATSLIPGKPMSETTDATYLILRKRLADIVRQVRPGALATRRIVLIEPQIVRNFQRVDRDPSYDDVLALDAKLNQLRKDLPPQFRMNNPDKSRDKDVWYLPIHRYYIQTEILHFTIILHRPWFLRELKTDRYNVSRQACTEATRTDFEMRLHFRDDVPDFFETLRGGSLRQFMPAMVAGISLLLEPSGEHADVHRQIVDRFLEDHKETLPDGYSREEVEIVANLKKHDRGRGLTESGRLINGETSRQPFEDDGPLVSTPQVHERSTTDWNGLDRRGSDSFVTDEPQPTDDAQNYLNTIFSHNEFLGWFGGGMDVPVDSVLFGGNGNQAPLGDWTGSSSIPTTGPWDQQQLSLDPSYWGSPRLAGQRTRATDQLILGKSTLPWPGFSTWVFR; encoded by the exons CACTCAGTAGCGCCATCGGCGGACCGCCGACCTGGTAGCATGTCTCGCTGGAGTCCGACTTCCGCTTACCAGTCGCATCACCATTCATCATCACGCTTCGCGAGCGGAGAGCACCAGCAGCATACATCCCTACCAGGCGTGCACGATTTAGTTTCACCGCCATCTCCGGCGCACTTTAGTCGACCGCCATTGGACCCACGCCCATCCTTTCCCGCCCCATACTCGCACCGGTccgagcacgccgcctccCACACCTCCTTTAGATCACAGGACGGGTTTGATGTCCCCGAAGCGAGCTCAAGTCGCTCTCCCCCTCGACGGACCGAGTCAAATCCTTCTGCCCATGGACCGCCACCAACGTTGTACAGAAGTGGGAGTTCGGGGACCAGTGTTCCCAGTGTCCTGGTCACCACGCCCCTCTCTTcaaacagcagcagctccgcCAAGCATCCGGCTCCCGTCGACCAGACATCCACCACAGGtcccaagaagaagaaacGGCGGCAGGCTTTTAGTTGTGCCGAGTGTTCGAAGCGCAAGCAAAAGTGCAATAGGGAGACTCCTTGTCAGCACTGCGTGAGCCGCAAGGTCCCACACCTCTGTCTCCCGGTTGTTCGCAACGGCTCTCCGCCACCCCGCCCTaagcccaagcccgaggcgagTGAGGTCTCAACGAAAGACAATTCTCGGTCTACGCAGAGCTCGATTGACGAGCGTCACGTTGCGTCTGGGGCTGCCATTTTACCTCCTCCTGCATCTCCTTCAGGTCAGGTTGCACGCATCCGTGAACTCGAACGCGTCGTCAACGCACTCGTCAACTGTAGTCCGGGACTGGACAGAGATGCTTTGCAAAGGTGGCGCAAGT CCCACCCGTCCGCGACATCCCCGAGCCCACTTTCATCGCCTAGACCGAAATCTGAACCGCAGGACTCGCCTGCGACCACAAACGGAACCCCCCTGGGAGTCACCCAGGAGGCTTACCTACGCGACGTCGaccagcaggcaggcgcaAGGAATCCACACCCTCAGTTTAGCGAAAGGAAGGTTGACCTCAAGCTGAATGACCACGGTTCGTTCAGAGAACAGCTGGCGCAGATCACCGAAGAAGGAGCATACGCGACG CTCCAAAAGTTCGTTCAGAATCTTCCGGACCGCGAAGCAGCCGACAGAATGATCGACTTCTTCTTCAGGAAGGTCAACTACGTGCGGTATCCGATCGACGAGAGGTTCTTCCGAAAAG CTTTCGAGGCGGTTTATTCAGCAGCTGGACAGATCACAGAGGAGTCTGTCCGTACGCTTCCCCTCATCTCAGCCGTTCTGGCTACTGCGTACCGTCTGGCACCTGCTGAAGAGGTCCCCCCTGAAGAggctcggcgccggagcCTCAGCCTGTATTGGGATTCTCAGTTCAGTCTGACCATCTCGACTCGGCTCAACCCGATGAACATCCGACTAGTGGAAACTCGCATTGTT CTGGGTCTTTACCTCATCATTGTGCACGGTCGGCGCCTCGCTGAAGGATGGAGCCTGTTCCAGGCGGCCGTTTCTGCCGGTCAGATCCTCGGTCTGCATCGTGACGGCACAAAAGTTGCGGCCGACCTGGACCCCTACATGATCGAGTACCGTCGTCGGTTATGGTCGTACCTctgccacgccgacgccacatTCTCTTGCCTTCTGAACCGACCGCCGTCCATCGACCCCGTGTTCAATGACACAAAGGCGCCCTCCAACATTGACCTCAGCGCACTCGCTGGCGCAACCTCGCTCATTCCTGGCAAGCCAATGAGCGAGACGACAGATGCAACATACCTCATCCTACGCAAACGGCTTGCGGACATTGTCAGACAGGTACGTCCAGGAGCGCTGGCCACACGCCGCATCGTGCTAATTGAACCTCAGATTGTTCGTAATTTCCAGCGCGTGGATCGCGATCCCTCCTATGACGACGTGCTGGCCTTGgacgccaagctcaaccAGCTCCGCAAGGATCTCCCCCCTCAGTTCAGAATGAATAACCCCGACAAGAGCAGGGacaagg ACGTATGGTACCTCCCTATTCACCGGTACTACATCCAGACGGAGATTCTCCACTTCACTATAATTCTTCACCGTCCATGGTTCCTCCGTGAACTCAAAACTGATCGGTATAATGTTTCACGCCAAGCGTGTACGGAGGCCACTCGCACAGACTTTGAAATG CGCTTGCACTTCCGTGACGATGTCCCAGACTTCTTCGAGACGCTCCGCGGAGGATCTCTGCGACAATTTATGCCTGCAATGGTCGCTGGAATcagcctgctcctcgagcccTCTGGCGAGCACGCTGATGTCCACCGACAAATTGTGGATCGCTTCCTTGAAGACCACAAGGAGACCTTGCCGGATGGTTACAGCcgggaggaggtcgagatT GTTGCCAACCTCAAGAAGCACGACAGAGGGCGTGGCTTGACCGAATCTGGTCGTCTCATCAACGGGGAAACCTCGAGGCAGCCCTTCGAAGATGATGGTCCGTTAGTGTCAACACCACAGGTGCACGAGCGGTCGACAACCGACTGGAACGGTTTGGACCGGCGAGGCAGCGATAGTTTCGTCACCGATGAGCCACAACCGACAGATGATGCTCAAAACTATTTGAATACCATCTTCAGCCACAACGAGTTCCTCGGATGGTTTGGTGGCGGCATGGACGTTCCGGTGGACTCTGTGCTCTTTGGAGGAAATGGCAACCAAGCCCCGCTGGGCGACTGGACCGGTTCGAGCTCAATCCCGACTACAGGGCCCTgggaccagcagcagctctcTCTGGACCCGTCTTACTGGGGATCCCCACGGCTGGCGGGGCAGCGTACAAGAGCCACGGACCAGCTCATTCTCGGTAAGTCGACACTGCCGTGGCCTGGCTTCTCCACATGGGTATTCCGCTAA
- the sreA_1 gene encoding GATA-type transcription factor sreA → MPTASAASPQQQTFTAPTSPSAPTKLSPRATGSAPLSPAANTGALAFRRYSASRISDTRGSLNPQEEEEDELDEDQSPAPAATTYTTAREPAREPPMSSWRAKFGRGWGVGFGSSNERGGAPGEDDTPESEAPPATGSAAGGSPPASGIQSRDGSVNPKDEVESNPDRSTPGIDGPDGPDSKPKRRPARRSAAGSVSQKKEDDEEGPAKKRRSLAPQSGGSGLPSPTPSAGAADPQLGSCPGDGRCNGAGGKAGCEGCPTYNNTLANHVPASSGPAEGVDRPAKPSPAPERPTERPSPWGLGLMAGLARSSAAADPSRYPQSSAPSSNPSAASTSGPAATPPGTSTPEAKVKASASPEADEKPQVGGTPAGNGLAATPVGMSCRNCGTSTTPLWRRDEEGRPQCNACGLYHKLHGVPRPVAMKKTVIKRRKRVPAVAAATSPAGRGGSQGATSSPGAGSAAALATPPGSSYDDKARAAYQALGGGSPWGPGAPGSAAANALADSRRKGVPLIIPTAGAGSGAERKKPWWIEDRRDRDDKEREHGQDSHQLAAEALLSIAPQTKVASATTSPDNRDKPASLAPGRGSAMDVDKDDEPRGVKRKSAEDESRLPSAHSLGLVSLAGEKERERSRERAYSRSPLASTDSRSTATSASAGAHPTRIGSAAAPAGQPPSAASQPGRYSIYGPNPRDPASLISSPWSNLSTTRYGGFSFGRRDLATGAYSSASATSSPASAAPKASQLSPPRRASPEPSREPSSVSRFYAGGAAGAGALSASSSSLSGSTYGHYSMGRRELMEHREQLREGKRWLESMITKTDKLLHMVDGKLTTAADTPATAATNSTPGTAAPAPTGAATASAAAAGSSGAGNRHHEDWEFEERERQRQKEFQRLEEEAQRDRQERERRDKEREKAAVVSQQVHQARERAEREAASQQVYQAREREREALERERERERERDGIHGVGLHDRDAFRGRPREKLAAERDRDLLLASRRVAAVSPNGARREPHSVGSSNGSVSSAAAVERERVERERERERERDRERERIAGAEGGAAPSAAKASPWDRDLGSVGLPRREQPVSRLGRGLWAFDARG, encoded by the exons ATGCCGACAGCctccgcggcgtcgcctcAGCAGCAAACCTTCACcgcccccacctccccctccgcccccaCTAAACTCTCGCCTAGAGCAACCGGTTCAGCTCCATTGAGCCCGGCTGCTAACACTGGCGCCCTTGCATTCCGCCGTTACTCTGCTTCGCGCATCTCCGATACGCGTGGATCTTTGAATCCAcaagaggaagaggaagacgagctggacgaggatCAATCCCCCGCTCCTGCCGCCACCACGTACACCACCGCCCGCGAGCCTGCACGCGAGCCGCCAATGAGTTCGTGGCGCGCAAAGTTTGGCCGCGGTTGGGGTGTGGGCTTTGGCTCGTCGAACGAGCGCGGTGGCGCGCCAGGCGAGGACGATACCCCAGAGTCCGAAGCTCCACCCGCCACTGGAAGTGCCGCCGGTGGCTCGCCACCCGCCTCTGGCATCCAGTCACGCGACGGTTCCGTTAACCCCAAAGATGAGGTTGAATCAAATCCTGACCGCAGTACTCCTGGCATCGACGGCCCAGATGGTCCCGACTCGAAGCCAAAacgtcgtccagctcgtcgctccGCTGCTGGATCTGTCTCgcagaagaaggaggacgacgaggaagggcCCGCGAAGAAGAGGAGGTCGTTGGCTCCCCAGTCCGGTGGTTCAGGCCTCCCTTCCCCGACTCCTTCAGCTGGAGCTGCAGACCCACAGCTCGGCTCTTGCCCTGGTGATGGCCGCTGCAACGGTGCCGGTGGCAAGGCTGGATGCGAAGGTTGCCCCACTTACAACAACACGCTGGCAAACCACGTCCCCGCATCGTCCGGTCCAGCCGAAGGTGTTGACAGGCCTGCCAAGCCATCTCCGGCCCCCGAACGTCCTACTGAGCGCCCAAGCCCTTGGGGCCTCGGTCTCATGGCTGGTCTTGCACGATCttcggctgccgccgacccCTCCCGCTACCCGCAGTCCAGTGCTCCGTCGTCAAACCCCTCTGCCGCGTCGACTTCGGGGCCTGCCGCAACGCCGCCCGGCACGTCTAcccccgaggccaaggtcaaggctTCTGcctcgcccgaggccgacgagaagcCCCAGGTTGGCGGAACCCCGGCTGGGAACGGACTCGCGGCCACGCCTGTGGGCATGAGCTGCCGTAACTgcggcaccagcaccaccccgCTTTGGCGCCGTGACGAGGAAGGCCGCCCCCAGTGCAATGCCTGTGGCCTGTACCACAAGCTCCACGGTGTCCCTCGCCCTGTGGCAATGAAGAAGACGGTTATCAAGCGTCGCAAGCGTGTGcccgccgttgccgctgccaCTTCGCCTGCTGGACGGGGTGGTTCGCAGGGGGCGACGTCGTCTCCTGGTGCCGGATCTGCTGCAGCACTGGCGACACCGCCCGGTTCATCATACGATGACAAGGCTCGCGCTGCGTACCAGGCCCTCGGTGGCGGTAGCCCATGGGGTCCTGGTGCCCCCGGTTCCGCAGCAGCGAACGCTCTCGCCGACTCGCGTCGCAAGGGCGTGCCTCTCATCATCCCTACAGCTGGTGCTGGATCTGGTGCCGAGCGCAAGAAGCCCTGGTGGATCGAGGACCGCCGGgaccgcgacgacaaggaaCGCGAGCATGGTCAGGAT TCACACCAGCTTGCTGCTGAGGCCCTGCTCTCCATCGCTCCTCAGACCAAAGTTGCATCCGCCACGACATCGCCCGACAACCGCGACAAGCCGGCCTCGCTTGCGCCCGGCCGTGGTTCCGCGATGGATGTtgacaaggacgacgagcctcGTGGTGTTAAGAGAAagtcggccgaggacgagtcAAGATTGCCTAGCGCCCACAGCCTTGGCTTAGTTAGCCTTgcgggcgagaaggagcgcgagagATCTCGTGAACGCGCATACAGCCGTTCGCCCCTTGCATCAACCGACAGCCGTAGCACTGCTacttcggcctcggctggTGCACACCCGACACGCATCGGTTctgccgccgcacccgccgGCCAGCCACCCAGCGCTGCATCCCAACCTGGTCGCTACTCCATTTACGGACCGAACCCGCGTGACCCAGCGAGCCTCATTTCCTCGCCGTGGTCCAACTTGTCCACTACGCGCTACGGTGGCTTCAGCTTTGGCCGTCGCGATCTGGCCACAGGAGCCTACTCTTCGGCTTCGGCAACGTCATCGCCTGCCTCGGCTGCGCCGAAGGCCAGCCAActctcccctccccgccgtGCGTCTCCCGAGCCATCACGTGAGCCCAGCAGCGTTTCGCGTTTCTACGCgggcggtgccgccggcgcgggtgCCCTCAgcgccagctcctcgtccctTTCGGGCTCAACATACGGACACTACAGCATGGGCCGCCGTGAGCTCATGGAGCACCGCGAGCAGCTCCGTGAAGGCAAGCGCTGGCTGGAGAGCATGATCACCAAGACGGACAAGCTCCTTCACAtggtcgacggcaagctcacgaccgccgccgacacacCGGCCACTGCCGCCACCAACTCTACTCCTGGAACTGCGGCTCCTGCCCCTACCGGGGCTGCTACTGCctccgcggcggctgctgggtCATCGGGTGCCGGAAACCGTCACCACGAAGACTGGGAGTttgaggagcgcgagcgacagCGCCAGAAGGAGTTCCAACGACTCGAGGAGGAAGCCCAGCGTGACAggcaggagcgcgagcgccgcgacaaGGAGCGTGAGAAGGCTGCTGTCGTTTCGCAGCAAGTCCACCAagctcgcgagcgcgccgagcgcgaagcAGCATCGCAACAGGTCTACCAAGCCCGtgaacgcgagcgcgaggccctcgagcgcgagcgtgaaAGGGAACGTGAGCGTGACGGCATCCACGGCGTTGGCTTGCATGACCGCGACGCCTTCCGCGGCCGGCCACGCgagaagctcgccgccgagcgtgacCGTGATCTCCTCCTGGCATCGCGCCGTGTTGCTGCCGTGTCGCCCAATGGCGCGCGGAGAGAACCCCACAGCGTGGGTAGCTCGAATGGAAGTGTctccagcgccgcggcggtggagcgGGAACGCgttgagcgtgagcgtgagcgcgagcgtgaaCGCGACAGGGAGCGTGAGCGTATTGCTGGGGCCGAGGGCGGAGCTGCCCCCTCAGCCGCCAAAGCATCGCCTTGGGACCGTGACCTAGGCAGCGTTGGACTGCCCCGTCGTGAGCAGCCCGTCTCCCGCCTTGGACGTGGATTGTGGGCGTTTGACGCCCGCGGTTGA